One genomic window of Cinclus cinclus chromosome 6, bCinCin1.1, whole genome shotgun sequence includes the following:
- the LOC134044989 gene encoding olfactory receptor 5AR1-like: protein MQRVNLSTASEFVFVGLSDAPEIRLLLFVLFLIIYLATMAGNITLLAAISTDSHLHSPMYFFLGNLSLLDLLCPTITVPKMLGALLLEHKEISFSGCLFQHFSLIAVVGTEIFLLTVMAYDRYMAVCHPLRYPSIMSTKLCAQLAVGTWATGLLNSLLHTSLVFTLSFCGPNKIQQYYCDIPPVLAVSSSSTYSRELVILVVAGVLGSSACVVTVVSYIYILLEILARNSPGIWHKAFSTCGSHLTVVCLFYGTTICTYVRPSSTYSPQWDRVVSMLYGMLTPLLNPIIYSLRNKEVKCALKRVISQVRRAVMRQENLARSPPSAG from the coding sequence ATGCAGAGGGTCAACCTCTCGACAGCATCTGAATTTGTTTTCGTGGGCCTCTCTGATGCTCCAGAAATTCGTTTGCTTCTCTTTGTGCTTTTTCTGATCATTTATTTGGCCACCATGGCAGGCAACATCACGCTCCTCGCTGCCATCAGCACTGACTCCCACCTGCACAGCCCCATGTACTTTTTCCTCGGCAACTTATCCCTGCTGGATCTCTTATGTCCCACCATCACCGTGCCCAAGATGCTGGGGGCCTTGCTGCTGGAACACAAAGAGATTTCTTTCTCTGGCTGCCTGTTCCAGCACTTTTCCCTCATTGCTGTGGTGGGCACGGAGATTTTCCTCCTGACTGTGATGGCCTATGACCGCTACATGGCTGTGTGCCACCCCCTGAGGTACCCAAGCATCATGAGCACAAAGCTGTGTGCTCAGCTGGCTGTGGGCACCTGGGCAACAGGGCTTTTGAACTCTCTGCTGCACACCTCTCTGGTTTTCACACTCTCCTTCTGTGGTCCTAACAAAATCCAGCAGTATTACTGTGACATTCCCCCCGTGCTGGCCGTCTCCAGCTCGTCCACCTACAGCAGGGAGTTGGTGATCCTGGTGGTggctggggtgctggggagcagcgCCTGTGTGGTCACTGTGGTCTCTTACATCTATATCCTCCTGGAAATCCTGGCCAGGAACTCCCCTGGGATCTGGCACAAGGCTTTCTCCACCTGTGGTTCTCACCTGACCGTAGTTTGCCTTTTCTACGGGACCACCATCTGCACCTACGTCCGCCCTTCCTCCACCTATTCCCCGCAGTGGGACAGGGTCGTGTCCATGCTCTATGGAATGCTCACCCCGCTCCTAAATCCCATCATCTACAGCCTCAGGAACAAAGAGGTAAAATGTGCCCTAAAAAGAGTGATCAGCCAGGTGAGAAGGGCTGTAATGAGACAAGAAAACCTCGCTCGGTCTCCACCATCAGCTGGGTAA